The sequence below is a genomic window from Flavobacterium lipolyticum.
GTAGCGTTTGACAATCATTCTTTATACCTGAACAATGCTACCGATTTGAACAAACGATATGCTTTGCCTTATGGCGATTTTCAGGTTCGATACAAATTTAGCCGTTCGAAAAATTTGTCATTCAAATACGATTATTCCAATGCGCTTCCTACGGCCGTTCAGTTGATGCCGGTTTTAAATTTAACGAATCCGTTGAATACGATTACCGGAAATCCTGATTTGATTCCTATTGAGAAAAATAGTGCTAATATTAGCTTCAGGAACTATGATTTCCGTACGCGTTCCGGTTACAGTTTGTTTGTAAGGGGAGATTATTATAACAACGATGTGGTTTCGACTTCAGTTTATGACGATAGTGGAAAGAGAACAACTACTTATGTCAATATTTCGGGAACTTACACGACCTCGATTGGTGGTAACTGGAATCAGTCGGTAAAAAGAGATGCTCACCTTTTTAGATATGGTTTGGGATTAAATGCAAGTTATTCTTTTGATAAAGGATTTACCAATGCTGTATTGTACAATGCAAAATCAACAGCAATTACTCCAAAGCTTAATTTTACCTATGAATACGGTGAGTTGTTAATCATTTCACCATCTTATAGTTTATCTTATAACGAAACCAAGTACGAGAATTCTTCAAGAGATGCCAGTTCAAATGTGGTACACAGAATCAATTTACAGACGACAAGTTATTGGCCAGAAAATCTGATTTTTGGAAATGATTTTGGTTACACTTATAATTCAAGCATTTCGGGTAATTTCAAAAAAGATTTTTATCTGTGGAATACCAGTTTGTCCTACGGTTTCTTGGATAAAAAAGTATATGCTAAAGTAAAAGTTTACGACGTTCTAAACCAAAATCAAAGCGCGACGACGTCGATTTCGGCAACATCAATCCGTGATGAAGAAAACACTGTTTTAAAGCGTTATATCATGTTCTCCGTAAGTTATAAAATAGGAAATTTTGCTGCTGAAAAAGGGAAAAAGAAGAGGCAAAGAGAAGAGTTTTGATTTCCAGGCGGAACAAGACAATAATGGTTTTTATTTGAAAGACAGCTAGGATGCTGGATTTTTAGACATTAGATTTTTGGAATTTGGAGTTTGAAATTTTAGAAATAAAAAAAACGAGGCAAGTTTTAAAAACCTGCCTCGTTTAGTGTATAAAATTAACTAACTGGTTATAATGAATATTTTAAAGTAATACCATAAGTTCTTTGATCACCAAGTACAGCGGCATATTGTCCGGAATTTCCACCGGCAGGCAGTAATTGCTCATAGTAATCTTTGTTTAATAAGTTACGACCCCAGAACTGAACAGATAGTCCGTCTGACGCGCGGAATCCTAAACGAGCGTTAAAAATAGCATATCCCGGAACCACTAAGTATTTTGAAGCAGAAGGGCTTGATGAAAATTCAGAACGTGCATAAGAATCAACAGCTAAGAAGATTTTTCCTTTGTTTCCGAAGAATTTTGCATTATCAGAAAGCTCACCCCCTAGTGATCCTGCCCATTTTGAAGCACCCGGTAATTCTGTTCCTGAAACATCTTTAAAAGCTACGGGAGCTCCCGTTTCTTCTAACGGAAGTGGTGCATTGGTAAATTTAACATATTTTGCATCTGTATAAGTCGCGGCTGCATTCACAGTCAAGTGCTGGCTAAAAACAAAACTGGCATCAAGTTCAGCACCTCTTACGCGTACTTTATCAGCATTGGCAAGATAACCACGGTTTACACCAAGTTCGGCTGCCTGAACATTGGTTTGAAAGTCTTTGATTTCCGTATTAAAGAAAGTCAGATTAAAGATGGAATTTTTGAACGGAGAAGTTTTTACTCCAACTTCATAATGATTTACTTTTTCTGGTTTGATTACTGCAAGATCCAATAATGGTAGTCCTTTTGAATCTGTTGGAAGCCCTGCAACATTTACACCCACCGGTTTGTAACTTTTAGCGTAAGTAGCATAAGCGTTGATTTTATCAGATGCTTTATAAGATACTGTTATGTTTCCTGAGAAATCGGTATTGTCAGTATTCGAAGCAAAAGACTGGTCCGAGTAAACCGATTTTTTAAGTGCCAGTAAAGCCGGATCAGTAGTTTGAAGACCACCGTAAGTCGTACGGCTGTAGTGAGCATCTTTTTTGTCAAAGTTATATCTCACACCCGGCAATACATGTAAACGCTCAGTAATTGCCCAGTCAACCTGACCAAAAACAGCAGCACTGGAAGCTCTGATTCTGGCATCTGTTTTAATTCCGTATCCTTCAAAAAGTCCCGGAGTTTTCCATAGCGGACTGGTACTGCTTTGTGAGAACCTCCATTGAGCATTACCGGATTCTTCTGTTCCGTTTGTTTGCGAAGTTTGATCAATAAAGAAGGCACCAACAACACCACTAAGTTTAGAAGTTAGTTGACCTGCGTAACGTACTTCTTGTGTAAATTGAGTCTGTCTGGTTGGGTTTTGAGACTTAGCCAAAACTTGTAATCCTGTAAAGTCTCTGTCATTTGATGGATCCCAGTTCCAAAAACGCCATGCGGTAGTGGAAGTAAGTGTTCCTGATCCAATTTTAGTATCAACGTTAAGAGAAATACCTCCCATGTCCTGTCCTGAACGCCATGGGGTATCGTGATCGATTTTTCGGTCAAAAGCATTTTGGCTTGGAAGCTGATAATTTAAATCTTTAATGATGGCATTAAATTGTCTGTAACCAGCTCTTTGTGTAGGCGCAACACCGGCTACAACCTGCGCGTATCCATCCGGACGTTGCGTTGTGATATCGGCTGCCAGAATAATATTAGTATTTTCTGACGGAGTAAAAAGCAATTGCCCTCTAATTCCCTGATTGTTTAAACTGTTTGTAGGTCTTCCCGTAGCCACATTGTCGATCAAACCATCGCGTTGTGTACCTGAAAAGGAGATACGACCCGCTACTTTTTTACCCAATGCTCCGGTAACGGATGCTTTCGCCTGAAGAAAAGCATAATTTCCGTAACTCACTTCAAAATCAGCACCAGTAGTAAAACTTGGTTTGCGAGTGGTAATATTAAAAGCACCAGAGGTAGTATTTTTACCAAACAAAGATCCTTGTGGTCCGCGTAATACTTCAATTTGTTCTACGTCGATAAAATCAAGAGTAGTGGCTGCCGGACGGGCATAATAAACCCCATCTACATAAAAACCAACACCTGGATCAATACCATCGTTAGTAAGTCCGAAAGGAGAACCAAGGCTACGAATATTGATTCCTGTATTTCTCGGATTTGAAGAATATAATTGTACAGAAGGAACGAGTTCTTTAATTCGGTTCACATTAAAAGCTCCGGTTTGTTCTGCCTGTTTACCGGTAATTACCGATACAGCGATTGGCACGTCCTGAACTTTTTCGATTCTGCGTCGAGAAGAAACCACTACTTCAATAAGTTCGTTTTCTTCTTTGATGGTTATTTGCAGGGGAGTTATAGGTAAATCGGTAAGTTCGATCTCAGTGGTTTTATAACCTACATATTGAACTAATAAGGTTAACGGAAGTTTTCCTCTGCTGTCGATACTGAATTTTCCGTTTTGGTCGGAAGTAGTATTTGAGGTTGTCCCTTTTATAACAATGTTTGCCGCTTCTAAAGGGATGTTTTCGCTTGTTTTAACAACACCTTCAATGTTTTGTGCAAAGGATATGGAGAAAGTTAAAAAAGATAAGATTGTAAGTATATTTTTTGTCGAATTTTTCATTTTTACATTAAGTATATGTGATTAGTAGAATTTAAAATAAATTTTTTTTACCAACACATACACATTGTAGAAGAATAGTTGTTCACAGTTGTGAATGGAATAATATAATTTCTTTGCAAAAGATTTTTCGATACATCGATTGGTTGTGAATGTACTCTCATAGTTAAAACTTTAGTAAATGATTTGTTAATTATTTTTTGCAAATATATATATAAATTCTATCGATTTACTAGGAATTAAAAAATATTTTTTTATTTCTTGATGAGAGAGGCGATTGTGATGCCTTGCATGGCCTTAAGAGTCTCGTCCCGAATGATCATTAAACCATGTCTTAAGCTGCACTCTTCCTCGGTTTTACAATCTGAACATGGTTCGTAAAAGTTTAAGGAAGCACAAGGCAATAAGGCAATTGCGCCATCAAATAAACGGTGAATTTCTGCCAGAGTGATGTCATTTTTGGAGCGTATCAGATAATATCCGCCAAATTTTCCCTGCTTACTGCTTACCAAACGCCCTCGTTTCAGGTCTAATAAAATCTGCTCCAGGAACTTTTTAGGAATATTGGCTCCATCAGCGATTTCAATAGTTCTTGAAATGTGATTTTCTTCTTGTTCTGCTAAATAAAGTAAGGCCTTAAGGGCGTATTTTGCTTTATGTGATAACATCTTTTGTTTTAATTATGAATTATAAATTGTGAGTTGTGGGTTGTGGGTAGTTAAACTTAAATTTTATTTTAAAATTTAAGTTTAAGGGGAAACCTGAAACCTGAAACCTGAAACCTGAAACCTGAAACCTGAAACCTGAAACCTGAAACCTGAAACCTGAAACCTGAAACCTGAAACCTGAAACCTGAAACCTGAAACCTGAAACCTGAAACCTGAAACCTGAAACCTGAAACCTGAAACCTGAAACCTGAAACCTGAAACCTGAAACCTGAAACCTGAAACCTGAAACCTGAAACCTGAAACCTGAAACCTGAAACCTGAAACCTGAAACCTGAAACTGTTTACCAGCCTCCGCTAGAACCTCCTCCAGAGAAGCCTCCTCCGCCAAAACCTCCGCCAAAGCCACCTCCGCCTCCGGATGATCCTCCGCCGAAGCCTCCAAATCCGCCTCCGCCACTTCTTCCAAGATTGCTTAGAATGATGACATCGAGCAGGCTAGGACCACCACCTCCGCTATTATTGCCTGAATTACCTCCGCCGCCTCTTTTATTTCGGGACAGTAAAATTAATACAATTACGACAATTATAATAAAAGGCAGGATTGGAAAATCTTTTTCTTTGGTTTGTTTGCGCTCGCCTTTGAATTTTCCTTTAAAAACATCAATGATAGCATCTGTTCCTTTGTCAAGTCCGTTGTAAAAACTTCCGGCTTTGAATTCCGGAATAATTATATTTCGGATGATTGTTCCGCCAATTCCGGCAGTCAATCGGTCTTCGAGACCATAACCGGGATTTATGGCAATTTTTTTCTCCTTTTTTGCCAGCAGGATAATAACACCATTGTCGTCTTTTGCAGTTCCTCCAATTCCCCAGGTTTGTCCCCATTTGGTTGCTAACTGACTTACATCTTCGCCTTTTAAACTTTCTATCGTAATCACTACAATTTGGGTAGTAGTCGAGTCAGAATAACGAATTAGTTTTTGTTCCAGCTGCGATTTTTCAGATGCATTTAAGATGTTGGCATAATCGTAAACCGAAGTTTGTAAACTTGGTTTTTCAGGTATTGTAAATTGTGCAAAAATACTGTTGCAGGTAACAAGCGCGATAAACAAAAGAGTAAACTGAAAAATTCTGTTGGAATTTGAGATTTTGTATTTGGAAATTTTCATTATTTATCCTTTTGATATTTCGTTTGATAATTCATTGCTGTCTCCTTCAGACCACGGAAAGTATTTTTTCAATTGTTCACCGGCATTCAAAATACCGTCGACAATACCTTGTTTAAAATTTCCGGATTTAAATTGTTGAATTAGGGCATCTTTGGTACAGTCCCAAAAATCAGGAGTAACCACATCATTTATACCTTTGTCTCCGCAAATTGCAAAAGTTTTATCAGCAACGGCAAAGTAAAACAAAACCCCATTTTGAAGCTGGGTTTCGTGCATTTTTAATTCGTAAAAAACTTCTAAAGCCCTTTCAAAAGGGACTTTAGAAGTGCTTTGTTCTATATGTACTCTAATTTCGCCAGAAGTATTTTTCTCGGCCACACGAATTGCTTCTACAATTTCCAGCTCTTCTTCTTTGGATAAAAAATCTTCTACTTTTGACATTGAAATAATTTTAGAGTTTAGATTGTTGATTTTAGATTATGATCTAAAAAACTGTTTTAGAATTTTACTTCAACTGGTTTGTCTGCACCTTCAACTGCATTAAAGTATGCTTTTTCTTTAAATCCAAACATACCTGCAAATAAACTATTTGGGAATGTTTTGATGTGGTTGTTGTAGGGTTTTACCGCTTCGTTGAAACGTGTTCTTGCCGTTAAAATCTGATTTTCAGTACTAGCCAGTTCGTCTTGTAATTTCAAGAAGTTTTCGTTTGCTTTTAATGTTGGATATTGCTCAACAGAAACCAATAATCTTGATAAAGAAGAAGATACGCCGCTTTGAGCTTTGTTGAATTCAGCAAGTTGTTCCGGTGTAATATTAGTAGGATCTACAGTGACACTTGTTGCTTTTGCACGAGCTTCGATAACAGCTGTTAAAGTTGATTTTTCGAAATCGGCAGCACCTTTTACAGTGTTTACTAAATTTCCAATAAGGTCATTACGTCTTTGGTAAGCTGTTTGAACATCTCCCCAGGATTGCTCTACAGTTTGGTTTAATGTTACCGCAGTATTGTTAATCCCTTTAACCCAGCTGTAAATTCCAATAAGTACAACTGCTCCAATAATCCAAGGCAAAAATCTTTTCATGTGTATTTAATTTAAGTTTATTTCTGATTTAATTAATAGGTTATAATTCGTTCTTAATATCGATTAATTGTGTTTTGATGGTCTCTAATTTACGTATTATTTCGAATTTATCTAATGTTTTCTTTTGTCCTTCTTTCAAATGTGTTTTGGCACCTTCAAGCGTAAAACCTCTTTCTTTAACCAAATGATAGATCAATTGTAAGTTGGTGATATCTTCGGGCGTAAACATTCGGTTGCCTTTGGCATTCTTTTTTGGTTTCAAAATGTCAAATTCGCTGTCCCAAAATCGAATCAATGATGCATTGACATTAAAAGCTTTGGCTACTTCGCCAATGCTGTAATATCGTTTATCTTTTGAAAGCTCAATATGCATGTTTCTTAATTTTCTATATTTATTCCAAAAATACTACTTTTTGCAGTATTAATCTAATGACTGATTTTCCTGGTTAGCCATTTGTGAAATGGCCACATATTCGACTGCCGAAATATTGCCGTAATAGAAGTTCAGCGGATTTACGACTTTGCCGTCTTTGTGTACTTCATAGTGACAGTGCGGTCCTTCAGATCTTCCTGTGCTTCCCACATAACCAATAACATCACCTCGTTTTACACGTTGTCCGGGTCTGCAATTGTATTTGCTTAAATGCGCATACAAACTTTCGTAGCCAAAACCATGCCTGATGACCACATGATTCCCAAATCCTGATGCCGAATTATCGGCCCGCTCGATAACACCATCTCCTGTAGCATAAACGGGAGTGCCTGTTTTGGCGGTGAAATCCATTCCGTTATGCATTTTTCGTACTTTCGTGAACGGGTCGGTTCTATATCCAAAACCTGAAACCATACGGATTAGATTCTCATTTCGTACAGGTTGAATGGCCGGAATTGCCAGCAATAAATTACCTTTTGTACTGGCTAATTTTAAAATTTCATCTAACGATCGAGACTGAATCGCTAATTCTTTAGAGAGACGATCTATTCGTTTTGTGGTGTTTAAAACCAGTTGAGAATTGTTGTAACCTTCTAAATCTTTATATTTTCGGGAATCTCTAAAACCTGCTTTTCGAATAGAATCCGGAATTTCAGCTTTGTTAAAATAGACTCTGTAAATGTTGTTGTCTCTATTCTCCAATGTCTCGGCTACAGCATCGATTTCATCCATTTTTCTGTTTAGAATGGCGTATTGTAATTTTAGATTTTCAATTTCTCGTGCCTGTAAACGATCTTTTGGCGTTTCAAAATAGGGAGTATTGATTAAAAGTATAAAAACTAAAAAGCCAAATAATGCCGAAGCCAATAAAAACAGTAATGCATAGCCAATTTTAGCCCTTTTTCGGGTCTTTATTTTTGTATAAGCCAGATTTTCTGAGTCGTAATAATATTTTACTTTCGCCATATTTTAAAATACCCTATTTTTGCAGCTTGTAAAATAAGTTAGTCGAACAAATTTAATAAATGTTTCATGATGTTCGAAGCTTTTTTCAGGAATAAAACAATTTAGATAATGTGTCAATTTGATAATTAGATAATGCCCTAAATGCGAAATTTATTGTTTTGAACTTTAATTTTTGTATTAAAAAGACGTAAGTATCACATTTTCAGATTAACATGTTTCTAATTAACTATCGCATTTTCAAATTGACACATTTTCTAATTTTAATATGAAATCACAAGACGTACGTAAACAATTTTTAGATTTTTTTGAGAGTAAAGGACACACTATTGTTCCTTCGGCTCCTATTGTACTTAAAGACGACCCAACCTTAATGTTCAACAACTCGGGAATGGCCCAGTTTAAAGAATACTTTTTAGGAAACGGAACGCCAAAAAGTCCAAGAATTGCCGATACACAAAAATGTCTTCGTGTTTCAGGAAAGCATAACGATTTAGAGGAAGTGGGTATTGATACCTATCACCACACGATGTTTGAAATGCTGGGGAATTGGTCTTTTGGAGATTATTTCAAAAAAGAGGCTATCAACTGGGCTTGGGAATTGTTGACAGAAGTGTACAAAATTCCAAAAGAGAATCTTTATGTTTCGGTTTTCGAAGGAAGTAAAGAAGATAATGTTCCGTTTGATCAGGAGGCTTGGGATATCTGGAAAGAATTAATCGATGAAGATCGCATTATTCTGGGAAATAAAAAAGACAACTTCTGGGAAATGGGAGATCAGGGGCCATGTGGACCTTGTTCTGAAATTCACGTTGATTTGCGTACTCCGGAAGAAAAAGCAGCCGTTTCAGGAAAAAGTTTAGTAAACAACGATCATCCTCAGGTAGTTGAAATCTGGAATAATGTATTCATGGAATTCAATCGTAAAGCAGATGGTTCGTTAGAAAAACTTCCTGCGCAACACGTTGATACCGGAATGGGATTTGAACGTTTGTGTATGGCATTACAAGGAAAAACATCCAATTATGATACCGATGTTTTCATGCCTTTGATTAGAGAAATTGAAACTATTACCGGGGCAAATTATACCGTTAAAGCATCAAATGAAGCAGAGGAAAAAGTAAATATTGCAATTCGTGTTATTGCAGATCACGTTCGTGCAGTAGCCTTTGCTATCGCTGATGGACAATTGCCGTCAAATACCGGTGCAGGATATGTAATTCGTCGTATTTTGCGTCGTGCTATTCGTTACGGATTTACGTTCCTGAATATAAAAGAAGCTTTCATCTACAAGTTAGTAGAAACTTTAAGCGAACAAATGGGAGATTCTTTCCCGGAAATCAGAACTCAAAAAGCACTTTGCTCGAATGTGATTCGCGAGGAGGAAAATTCTTTCTTGCGTACTCTTGATCAGGGATTGGTACTTTTAGATGCTGTGATTCTGAACAATTCAGGAGATACTATCGATGGTAAAAAAGCTTTTGAATTGTATGATACTTACGGTTTTCCAATCGATTTAACAGCTTTGATTCTTTCTGAAAAAGGATTAAAATTAGATGAAAAAGGATTTCAGGAGCAACTGCAATTGCAAAAAGAACGTTCCCGTGCCGCTTCAAAAGTCACTGCAGGAGACTGGAATGTTCTGGTAGAAGATGATATTCAGGAGTTTGTAGGTTACGACAGATTATCGCATCAGGTAAAAATCACGAAGTACCGTAGAGTGGATAGTGTAAAAGATGGCGAAATTTATCAATTGGTTTTCAATGCGACTCCATTTTATGGTGAAAGCGGAGGGCAAACCGGAGATAAAGGATATCTGGAAGCTCAAAACGGTGATATCGTTTATATTATTGATACTAAAAAAGAGAACAATCAAACAATCCACCTGGCAAAATCGTTACCTGAAAATCTAACAGGAACATTTAACGCGGTTGTGGATGCGCTTCAGAGAGCAAAAACATCATCAAATCACTCGGCTACGCATTTATTGCACCAGGGATTGCGTAAAATATTAGGAACGCACATTGAGCAAAAAGGATCTATGGTTCGAAATGCTTCTTTGCGTTTTGACTTCTCTCACTTCTCAAAAGTATCCGATGAGGAATTAAAAGAAGTAGAAAATTTTGTGAATGCAAGAATCCGTGAAAGTTTGCCTTTGATCGAAAAAAGAGCCATTCCAAAAGATCAGGCTTTGGAAGAAGGAGCAATTGCTTTGTTTGGAGAGAAGTATGGTGACTTGGTTCGTATGATTAAATTTGGTGATTCTGTCGAATTATGTGGAGGAACTCACGTGGCAAATACGGCTGATATCTGGCATTTCAAAATTATTTCAGAAGGAGCTGTAGCGGCAGGAATCAGAAGGATCGAAGCAATCACGAGTGAAGCTGCAAAAGATTATTTTGAGTCTCAGTTGCTTTCTTATGAAGAAATTAGAGAGACCTTGAAAAATGCTCAGGATCCTGTGAAAGCGATTCAGTCTTTACAGGAAGAAAATATTCAGTTGAAAAAACAATTGGAAATCTTGTTGAAAGATAAAGCCAAAAACATGAAAGGGGATCTGGCTAAAGAATTGCAGGAAATCAATGGCGTTCAGTTTTTAGCAAAACAAGTAGATTTAAATCCGGAAGGAGCAAAAGATTTGGCTTATGAATTGGGTAATTCGTATAACAATTTGTTTGTAGTTTTCGCCACTGCACAGGAAGGAAAGCCAATGTTGACTTGCTACATTTCTAAAGAAATTGTAGCAGAGAAAAACCTAAACGCAGGACAGGTAGTTCGTGAATTAGGAAAATACATCCAGGGAGGAGGAGGAGGACAGCCTTTCTTCGCCACTGCAGGAGGTAAAAATGTTGATGGAATTGCAGAAGCTTTGACGAAAGCGATTGATTTCGTGAAGTAATTTTTTTAGTCTCGCAAAGACACAGAGTCGCAAAGTTTTTTTAAGCTTTGCGGCTTTTTTTTAACGGAACAATTCTGTTTGTAGGTTTTTTTCTTTGATTTTGTAAAAAAAATGACAGAGAATGAAATTTCAGCTATCGTAGTCGATGTTTGTTATAGAATACATGTAAAACTTGGACCAGGATTATTTGAATCTGTTTATGAGGCAATTTTGTATCATGAATTAACGAAGAGGGGTTTACATGTAGGAAGGCAAAAAGCAGAGAGGCTATTTTAGAATCGAATTATATAGTAAGATCTAAAGTGGATCTAGTGTTGAAGAGAAAGTAATTGGAAAAATCAAATTATTTAGTAGCATTCAAGAGGTTAAACGCCATAATATAAATTAAAGTTAAAAAAGTAAAAAAAATAAGAGCGATATAAATTTTTACTAGTTTTGTAGTATTAACAAGTAAAATAGTATAAAATATGAAAAAGGAATTAAAAAATGATGATGATTGGGTAGTAGAGGATTGGAAGGATGGATGCAGGTTAGTTCGCTATACGGGCGATATTGAAGAGGGTAGTCTCGTTATTCCTGCATTAATTGGTGATAAGAAAGTCTATATACTTGGTACCGGCGAGAATATATTTGGTCCTGATGTAGAGTCAGCAGGTCTTCTCACGTTGGTAGATATATCTCAAAGTGTCTATCTTCAGGAAGTGGGACCTAAAGCCTTTGGTGGTAGTTGTGATAACTTAGTTCAGGTTTTCTTCCCTACAAGTTTAGTTTATATTGGTTCGAACGCATTTGATGACTGTGTGGCATTACAAAGCATAGTTATTCCGGAGGGTGTGACTTCTGTCATGAATAATACATTTGAATTATGTACTTCACTAAAAGAGATAAGTATTCCGAATAGCGTTACTTCTATTGGAGATTCGGCATTTTTTGGCAATTACTCCTTACCAAATATAACTATTCCACAAAGTGTTACTTTTATAGATGCTAATGTATTTTATAAATGTTTGGCATTAAAATCCATACTCATTCCCAATAGTGTTAGCTCTATTGGCGATTCTGCATTTCTATACAGTGGATTAACGGAGATTTATTTGCCAAAAAAGTTTATTACAGCAGCTGAAGAGAAAAGGATTGGAATTCCAGATGGTGCCAACGTAAAAGAAACTCCTCCGTCACCATAAGAAGTGAAATAGTATTAAAAGGTTGAGCAGACCCGACAGGTTTTTCGATCTGTTGGGGTTTGTTTTTTGTCACAGATTAAAAGATTATAATGTGTTTTTTTTCCATTAATATGTCTTTTTTGACAAATAGTACGTTTAAAAAACTCAGAACCTTAGCAGCTTAGTATCTTAGCCCCTTAATTATTTTCGTTCTCCAATCTGCTGGCGCCACATTGCGTAGTAAAGTCCTTTCTCAAAAATTAAATCTTCGTGTTTTCCCTGCTCGATGATTTTTCCTTGCTCCAGTACAAATATTTTGTCGGCGTGCATTACGGTTGATAAACGGTGCGCAATCAGAACCGTGATCCTGTTTTTATCGGATATATTACGAATAGTGGTATTGATTTCTTCTTCGGTAATAGAATCTAAGGCAGAAGTGGCTTCGTCAA
It includes:
- a CDS encoding leucine-rich repeat domain-containing protein, whose amino-acid sequence is MKKELKNDDDWVVEDWKDGCRLVRYTGDIEEGSLVIPALIGDKKVYILGTGENIFGPDVESAGLLTLVDISQSVYLQEVGPKAFGGSCDNLVQVFFPTSLVYIGSNAFDDCVALQSIVIPEGVTSVMNNTFELCTSLKEISIPNSVTSIGDSAFFGNYSLPNITIPQSVTFIDANVFYKCLALKSILIPNSVSSIGDSAFLYSGLTEIYLPKKFITAAEEKRIGIPDGANVKETPPSP